The DNA window GGCCAGTTTGGAGGGGGTTGCTTAAAGAGAGAGGAGCTACCTCGGTGCTAGAGGTCTCCCAGAAGAGATCGGAGAACCACTTGTTGGGGATTGCTGCTAAGGTACGGTTTGAGCTGGATGACCTGTGTGGgtagctggggggtggggggtcccTTCTAATGATGAGATTCTCACATTCTATGTGAGCCTGTGCCATGGAGCACAGTGGGGTATGGGGTGCGGATTGTGGGGCCTGTCTAGTTGGAAAGGGCCCCAGAGATACAGCAGCGGGTGGCTGCAGCTGTGGCCACAGCTTTAGGCACTTTGCCTgtgaccgtgtgtgtgtgtgtgtgtgtgtgtgtgtgtagggggaggtTGTGGGTCTCTCTGCAACTAATCTCAGTCTAATCTTGGGGAAGTTATTCCACTCTGAATTTGGGCTGGGGGAAAGATGGGGGGAGGATCTCCCTATAAATCTAATCCCAGGAGGTGTGTGTGGGATTGGGAAAATTATTCCACTCTGAATTTGGGCTGGGGGAAAATGGGGGGAGGGTCTCCCTACAAAATCTAATCCCAGGACGTCTGTGTTCGGTTGGAAAAATTATTCCGCTCTGAATTTGGGCTGAGGGAAAAGCCTGGGAGAGGGTCTCTAACCCCCGGAAGGTGTGGGTGGGAGGGGTCTGAGGATACCTGGGAGGGGCTAGGGTGTGGATTGGGAGGGGCTGTCAATTAGAGTCGGTCTCTCTTCCCACGGGAGCCTCTCTCACAGTTGGGGTTCTGCTATGCTCCTAGCCTCGGGCCCGAGGCTGGGGAGGAACTGGAAGGACCTGTCTGGGTGGTTGGATGGGGGAAACACCTGGAATGGGGGAGCCACATAATTCTCATTCCAGATTGTAGCCCCTACACCCACCCTCCCCTCTGTTCCCAGGGCCAGAGAGCGCTCTCTTACCTCCTCCCGGTGGGGGAGCGCTTCCTCCCTCCAGGGTCGGGAGAGGCGGGCCGGCCCTGTGGGGCGGAGGCTTGCCCCAGGAGGGCTTTCCTTtatccccactccttcccttcaGACCTTTGAGCAGGTGAGATGGCCGAGGAATGCTATACAGAGCTGGAACAGGCGATCCAAGTCCTGGTGGTGAACTTTTACAAATACGTTTCCAAGCACAGCCTCGTTCGGAACAAGATCAGCAAAAGCAGTTTCCGAAAAATGCTGCAGAAAGAACTCAACCACATGTTGACAGTAAGGGATTGGACCCCTTTCCattcccgccccccacccccacccccacccccacccacaggGAAATTTCCCAGAGGGCTGTGGGCTGTATGCCCAGGAGGCCTGGAGTGGGGCTGGTGGACAGACCTTCCTTTGTTTTGAAATCTCTAAGGGGAAAGAGGGGGGCgggaggtgggaggtggtaaGTGACTGCCGCCTCAACTGAGTGATAGGCTCGGGACCCTGCAGGTCACTtagtccagcttcctcattttacagattagaaaactgaggcccagggaagggggaGTAACTAGGTCAAGGGCACAGAGGTTGTAAATAATAgggactcaggtcctctgattcaaaTCCAGTGGTCTCTCCCCATATATCCCACTGCCTCTGGCCCTGGACTCTGACCTTGGCTGCCCAGCTTGCCCCCAATCCCCAGGGGCCCTTTACCACTGGTCTTACTGACCATTGCCTCCCTCCCAGGACACGGGCAACAGGAAGGCAGCTGACAAGCTCATTCAGAACCTGGATGCCAACCACGACGGTCGGATCAGCTTTGATGAGTATTGGACCTTGATAGGTGGAATCACCAGCCCAATCGCCAATCTCATACGCCAGCAGGAGCAGCAGACCAGCGGCTAGCAGCACTTTTCTCCTTCTCTagagcctccccctcccctcccctcccctcccctcccctcccctcccctcccctcccctcccctcccctcccctcccctcccctccccattataCCAGGGCATTCTGGCCTTGAACTTCAGTTTTTCAGGCTGCAGTCTTCTTCCAGGCCTTGCTCTTTCtcaccttcccctttcctccatcaACTGTTCATCTCATCCCTAATGAATTGGGGGAGGTTGAGATATTCTGGGGACCCCCCTTTGGGGAGTCTCAGGGTCCCTTCCACTTCACCACTTTGgccacctcctcccctcctttccttggcTGTGTTTAGCTGAAATAGTCTCTGGGTCTCCTCTTGGTTGGAGGCTTTGATGACTCCTGGCATCTTTAGTGCCAGCAGCATCAGCTCATTCTCAAACCCTCTGTCCTCAGTGAAGTGGGAATAAAGGAATACCTGGTGGGGGGGACCCTCTGCCCCTTAGCCTATTAGTGACCCCAGAAGAGGCTTCTGCCTCACCTCCTCTTCTCTAACATTTTTCAATAAAAGCCAGATTTGGAGTCTAAACGCCCCTCACCCTGGTACCCCTGTGTCACTCATTAAATCTCCCTGCTTCCTGTTGGTTCACCTCCCTTCATCATTAAAGGTTCCTGAATTCCTGAGCATGGAATCAAGGAGGGAGCTCTGAGAGATAAGTAACTGAAGGATATGCTGAGAGATCAGTgcttttaatacatgtttattgattgattggttgagggtTGAAGAGGGATTCAGAAGTTCTTGATTTTAGCACATGCCTTGGACCgggcatttattcattcattctttcaacaagcatttattaagggcttacaaTTTGTCAGGCCCTGTTCTATGAACTGgggaatgttgttgttcagttgtgtcctattcttcgtgaccccttttgggggttttcttggcaaagatattgcagtggtttgccatttccttctccacctcatttttcagatgaggaaactgaggtaaacagggttaagtgacttgtccacatagtaagtgtctgaggccatatttgaactcaggtcttcctgactccaggtcaggtgctctaatcattgtaccacctaggaatacaaagatgtcaagcaaaataaaccagtctctgccctcaagagcttacattttatgcCCTAAATGGAGAGAACCCTATTGCATTTCTCCCACAGCACCTCATACTTCTCCACACACTTTTGCATCTGCTCTCTCATCTAGTTCTCACAGCCATCCTAGGAATTATCtccattccacagatgaggaaatggaggcctacTGAGTTAGTGACAGAGTCAGGAAGTCATGTTTGCCTTTCCCATCCCTTAAACAACTGTCCCACCTCTAGTCCCTATTTCTAGCTGCAGGAATCCCTCCTCCTCTCAgttgtttcccttctttctttccaaaggGGAAAGATCTATACTTCTAAGTGAGATTCAGTGGGGTCTTTTAGATCAGGAATGAGAACAGAGACAGGAGGATGCTTAGAATGACCTTTCAAGATCTTGTACAACAACCATCCCCATCTCTCTTCTTCCACTCTTTTGCCCTGAGACAATGTTATAGCGGCACCCCATTTTGTCACTTAAATCTGAGGTCCAGCATTTAGTTCTGATTCTTGAGACTTAGCCCAGTGTTTTCCTCTCAAACCTGACATTTCTCCCCCTAAACCTGAGGCTTATCTACCTACCCTTGACATTTCCTCCATCCTTGACACATTCACCATCCCATATGCTTATCCAACATCACCAACACATTCCTCTAATACATGAATACAGGAAAAATCAGTATTTTTTATCAGTGTGTGGAATAACTCTCagcatggaaactccctctatcaaagcAGAATAGCAGCCTGTGATTTAGAAgtcataaggaggggcagctagatggcgcagtggatagagcacaggccctggattcagaaggacctgagttcaaatctgatctcagacacttaacacttactagctgtgtgacccggggcaagtcgcttaaccccaattgcctcactaaaaaaaaaaaaaaaagaaaagaaaagaaaaaaaaaagaagtcataaaGAGTGGCTTGAAGCAGGTGGTAGTTAAAAAACTTATCCAGGGTAAGGCTGCTGGTGTCAGAGGtgggtcttgggttttttgggtttatTAGGAAGAAAGGTTTAACTGACTTTTGTCATACAATCCCATTTAggaaatctttctgactccaagcctgtcTTGATCCACATGGAATTGATGCTGCCTCTATGGTCACCCTAAAAACTTGGAATTTATTTGCCATCCTTGATACTTACGACATTTTCCCCATCCTTGAAATTGATTATCTCTTGGTGTTTGTTTCTCCATTCTTATCATCTTCCATTTGGGATGCCTATCTCCCATCTTCCTTGtctctgcccttcccttccccctccccacttccttacCCATCTCCACATCTCTGATACTTATCTACATCCCTGATGTTATCTCCTGTTCCTGACAATTATCTCTCTACTCCATACTTATCCCTCATTCCTGATGCTTATCTTTACATCTGACACTTATCTCTCAGTTCCTGACACATTCTTCACCTCTGAGACTCAGCCATTGTATGTGACACTTTGTCCTCTCTCTGACACATATTCCCTCTTCCTGACACATATCTGTCTTTTCTtattctgtctcagacacatcCCCAAGCCTCAGCATATCCCTGTATCCTTGGCACTTGTCCTTTGACTGACACTTGTTCCCCATACTTGGGACTTATGTCCCCATCCCTTATACTAAACCTCCCATCCCAGACACAATCCCCCTTTCCACTCCTATTTCCATCGACAAGCTTACATGTTCTTGGCACTCAAGCTTTATTTACCCCCGACACACTGACTTCTTATCTCTGGCTTTCAGCTGCCCAACAATCGATCAATCAGCTGCCAATTTGTCGAGTGCTTACTGTGTGGAAAGGATTATGAAGAAGGTAGAAGTCTACAACCTGGCCTTTGCTTTCAAGGAAGTTACAATTTAGATAGGGGGAGACACAAAGAAACATATAGAACAGGATCAAATAATACAAAATGTTAAATGATGAAATGCTGCATTAGGCATTGCTGTTGAAATTCATAcaaggtcggggcagctaggtggcgcagtggatagagcaccggccctggagtcaggagtacctgggttcaaatccggcctcagacacttgacacttactagctgtgtgaccctgggcaagtcacttaaccccaattgcctcactaaaaaaaaaaaaaaaattcatacaaGGTCACCATGGTATGTATAGTCAGAGAGACCACTTCATAGAAAGCATGAGATTTGGGATGGAACTTAAGTCACGAGTAATATTCGACCATAAGGTTATAGATTCAGAAGTGGAAGGATGCTTAGAAGTTGTCTAGTTTgactcttattttacaaaagaggttACTGAAGCTTAGAGAAGTTGGGACTTGTGTGAAGTAGGTGACTTGTAAGAAGCAAGTCATCTGTCCCAGtttattttcctctccaaatCTAGTGCAGCTCCTAATGGAGGAGaggatgagaagagagagagtaaTAAAGCTGCTAACACTTAGTagtgctcaataaacatttgttgaataaatgacaCAACACAACACAAGGGAAGGCTTAGAGGTGGCTTAGACATGACATCTAGGGACAGTGAAGATACTTGCCTAACTAGAGTGTGGGAGGGGTGTCAGTGTTTAGGAATAGACAGAAATAGGGTATGATTAGAGGTACCCAGGCCTAGTGGTtaaagtgccagacttggagtcaggaagtcctgggtccAAATTCCATCTTCTGTTGCTAGCTAGCTATATGACTACaggtaaatcatttaaatctttctgagcctcaggtaGCTCTTTAAAACCATATAGACAGATTACAGTTCTTGAAATATTGACCCATAAAGTTGGATGGGGAGAATAGGAGGAGAGATGGCAGATGGCTGAGGGAGGTAGGTGGGAGTTTAGACTTAATGTGGAAGGAAATGAGGAGTGACTGAAAGTTTTTGAGTGGTTATAAtagctcataattttttttttagcactttaaggttcataaagcaatttaaacaaattatctcatttgatcctcacaacagccctgtaggGTTAAGGactatagttattattatcttcaatttatataGATGTACAAAGcgaggcttagaaaggttaagtgacttgcccacagtcacaaaatTGTCAAGTACTAGACTCAGAATTCAAACCCTGGTCTCTTCTAGTTCCTATCCCAGGACTTCCTACTCCATCATACTATCTGGGAAGAATTTTCAAAAAATCAGTCTGCCAGTTTTACAGAAATAACAGTTGCTATTATTCCTATTATCATTGAAGATTCGTCTCGTAGCAGtcagtcagaggacttgggaaGAGAGAGCATCATGGACACAggtatagagagaagagatgtctcttctttcctctgagactggaaggaagaatgaagggaTAGATGTAGAGACAGATATGTTTAGGTGAGGACAAGGAGCTTATTCTGATGTCTTTGGTTTAGTGTGATAATAGTAATATTCTAAGTGTAATAATGATATTTTACATTTACAAGAGATAAATAAAAGCATTATCTGGCAGGGAGAATGGCCCATGTGGTGTTAGGATGAATTTGTAGTGCAGTAGACAGCATTGCGCAATGCTGTTTTCCTCTAGAAATATTCTGTGGTTTGGGAGATGGAATGGAGAAGATGGTAATGGCCAAAGGTCAATCAGGTAAGGATATTTAGTTGGTGGTGAGATCATGGCTGAAGTGATTCATGTGGGGTCAAGGAGGATAAGGAGCCCAGTGTATCTGGGGGTGGGTGCTTAATACACCAGGGgaatcgagagagagagagagagagagagagagagagagagagagagagagagagagagagagagagagagagagagagagagagagagagagagattgagtaaTCAGAGGTCTGAGTGAAAGCAAAGTGAATATGGGGAGTGAAAAAGTTAGATGTAGTTGGAATAGGGGAACATCATGTCCACTATCTCTGAGGCAGAATAGTGAAATGTGATAATGAGATTTAGAATATGGGACCAATGTGGAGGGAAGAAAGACATGAATAGAGTCAATTAGGAAACCACTTGGCAGGGATGTTGGAGAGGGGATCCGTGCATCAGGTGGGAAGTTGTGCTGGCTGACTGTGGACATCCCAGAAACCACACCTCTACTATTCTGAGTCAACACAAGTGAAGAGCTGTGAGGGGCTCAATTCATTGTCAGTGTAGGTGTTGGAATCatcagaggaaaagaagaaattcaaaccagatgccaagggggcagctagatggggcaatggataaagcactggccctggattcaggaggacctgagttcaaatctagtctcagacacttgacacttactagctgtgtgaccctgggcaagtcacttaaccctcactgccctgaaaacaaaacaaaacaaaacaaaaaacccaaacaaaccagaTGCCAAAATTGTCTAAGAAGAGAGAAACGAGTCCTGTGGTCAGTAACAGTTAAATAATGATTTAGGAAAGGTGATCTAGACAGATGTATGGACatatagatttggaagtcatTAACATGGAAGGGATAGCTGAAGCTGGAAAAGTATACAGAGAGCAGGGGGTTGAACCTTGAAGAACAgtcagggaggaagaggagtcaaaaggagaggtagaattggTGAGCAAGGATACTGTTGTGGTAGCTTGAGAACCAAGGGAGGAGGAGATTCCTAGTGCACAAATTTAGCCAGATTCCTCAGGACTTGAACTACTACAGCATTTACttactcacccacccacccacttgCCCACTCATTCAGTGACTCACTCtctcattaagcatttattaaataatcacTGTGTGAGGTGCTACaagtacaaagagaaaaatgagaatgtttctgccttcaaggcagaattctaatattctaatggggaaagttttatgttgttgttcagttgtgtctgactctgtgtgaccccatttggggttttcttggcagacatactggagtggtttgccatttccttttccagcttattttatagatgaagaaactgaggcaaacagggttaggtgacttgcccagggtcacacagtcagtgtctgagcttagatttgaactcagaaagatgagtcttcctcactccaggcctagcactctatccac is part of the Dromiciops gliroides isolate mDroGli1 chromosome 4, mDroGli1.pri, whole genome shotgun sequence genome and encodes:
- the S100A16 gene encoding protein S100-A16; amino-acid sequence: MAEECYTELEQAIQVLVVNFYKYVSKHSLVRNKISKSSFRKMLQKELNHMLTDTGNRKAADKLIQNLDANHDGRISFDEYWTLIGGITSPIANLIRQQEQQTSG